The Thermus brockianus genome window below encodes:
- a CDS encoding (Fe-S)-binding protein produces MLTLPEKILFLLLAAASLYYAYTGFRRVYLAIRRGRPEDRFDRLPERVGRALWAVLTQETVFKRRPLVSLLHAFVFYGFVYYLLVNLVDLLEGYFPLHAQGGLWNPYNLLADFLTALILVGILGLMLRRYWVAPKDFTWNPKVPLHEGVRQGIPKDSAIVGAFITFHVGSRLLSKAAGLAQEGPDPFQPVASALAQALAGLSPSALVFIEHLFWWGALGSILLFLPYFPRSKHIHLFMAPLNLTFRKEKPGALLPLDLEKEEEKFGAEKLEDLSWKRLLDAYACIMCNRCQEACPAYTTGKALSPAAILISERYELNGILKDFAAGKESPRPLMDFALNEEALWACTTCMACVEVCPVGNEPMLHILDVRRAKVLMEGEFPQELNNAFRGMERSGNPWGIGQDKRLDWAEGLSVPTVEEKPNPEVLYWVGCAPSYDPRAQKIARSMVEILNASGVDWAVLGRREKCTGDAARRAGNEYLFFQLATENVETLNQVAPKTIVTTCPHCFHTLANEYKDFGGQYRVVHHSEFIAELLRSGRIKVSEETRKVVFHDPCYLGRHNGVYEAPREVLKGVGLALAEPPRSRERSFCCGAGGAQFWKEEEPGAMRVSQNRYLELKATGAEVIATGCPFCMAMMNVETAQDEKAPEVLDLAELVAKGLKA; encoded by the coding sequence ATGTTGACCCTACCGGAAAAAATCCTCTTCCTCCTTTTAGCGGCGGCAAGCCTTTACTACGCCTACACCGGCTTCCGGCGCGTCTACCTGGCCATTAGGCGGGGGCGGCCCGAGGACCGCTTTGACCGCTTACCCGAGCGGGTGGGCCGGGCCCTCTGGGCCGTCCTCACCCAGGAAACCGTCTTCAAGCGAAGGCCCCTCGTGTCCCTCCTCCACGCCTTCGTCTTCTACGGCTTTGTCTACTATCTCCTGGTGAACCTAGTGGACCTTTTGGAGGGCTACTTCCCCCTTCACGCCCAGGGAGGCCTTTGGAACCCCTATAACCTCCTCGCCGACTTCCTCACCGCCTTGATCCTCGTGGGCATCCTCGGCCTCATGCTGAGGCGCTATTGGGTGGCCCCCAAGGACTTCACCTGGAACCCCAAGGTGCCCCTCCACGAGGGCGTGCGCCAGGGCATCCCCAAGGACTCCGCCATCGTGGGGGCCTTCATCACCTTCCACGTGGGTAGCCGCCTCCTCTCTAAGGCGGCGGGCCTGGCCCAGGAGGGCCCCGACCCCTTCCAGCCCGTGGCCAGCGCCCTGGCCCAGGCCCTGGCCGGGCTTTCCCCTTCCGCCCTGGTTTTTATAGAACACCTCTTCTGGTGGGGCGCCTTGGGCTCCATCCTCCTCTTCCTCCCCTACTTCCCCCGCTCCAAGCACATCCACCTCTTCATGGCTCCCCTTAACCTCACCTTCCGCAAGGAGAAGCCTGGGGCCCTTTTGCCCTTGGACTTGGAGAAGGAGGAGGAGAAGTTTGGGGCAGAGAAGCTGGAAGACCTTTCCTGGAAGCGGCTTCTGGACGCCTACGCCTGCATCATGTGCAACCGGTGCCAGGAGGCCTGCCCCGCCTACACCACGGGCAAGGCCTTGAGCCCCGCCGCCATCCTCATCTCCGAGCGTTACGAGCTCAACGGCATCCTAAAGGACTTCGCCGCCGGCAAGGAAAGCCCAAGGCCCCTTATGGACTTCGCCCTGAACGAGGAGGCCCTTTGGGCCTGCACCACTTGCATGGCCTGCGTGGAGGTCTGCCCCGTGGGGAACGAGCCGATGCTCCACATCCTGGACGTGCGCCGGGCCAAGGTCCTCATGGAAGGGGAATTCCCCCAGGAGCTCAACAACGCCTTCCGCGGCATGGAGCGCTCGGGCAACCCCTGGGGCATCGGCCAGGACAAGCGCCTGGACTGGGCCGAGGGGCTTAGCGTGCCCACGGTGGAGGAGAAGCCCAACCCCGAGGTTCTCTACTGGGTGGGGTGCGCCCCGAGCTACGATCCCAGGGCGCAGAAGATCGCCCGGAGCATGGTGGAGATCCTCAACGCCAGCGGGGTGGACTGGGCGGTCTTGGGGCGGCGGGAGAAGTGCACGGGGGACGCCGCCCGGCGGGCGGGGAACGAGTACCTTTTCTTCCAGCTCGCCACGGAGAACGTGGAAACCCTAAACCAGGTGGCCCCCAAGACCATCGTCACCACCTGCCCCCACTGCTTCCACACCCTGGCGAACGAGTACAAGGACTTTGGCGGCCAGTACCGGGTGGTCCACCACTCGGAGTTCATCGCCGAGCTCCTGCGCTCCGGGCGGATCAAGGTGTCCGAGGAAACCCGCAAGGTGGTCTTCCACGACCCCTGCTACCTGGGCCGCCACAACGGGGTCTACGAGGCCCCCCGGGAGGTGCTCAAGGGGGTGGGCTTGGCCCTTGCCGAGCCCCCAAGGAGCCGGGAGCGGAGCTTCTGTTGCGGGGCGGGCGGGGCCCAGTTCTGGAAGGAGGAGGAGCCTGGGGCCATGCGGGTTTCCCAAAACCGCTACCTGGAGCTCAAGGCCACGGGGGCCGAGGTGATCGCCACGGGCTGCCCCTTCTGCATGGCCATGATGAACGTGGAAACCGCCCAGGACGAAAAGGCCCCGGAGGTCTTGGACCTCGCCGAGCTGGTGGCGAAGGGCCTCAAGGCTTGA
- a CDS encoding divergent PAP2 family protein — translation MELLYNQVFWTALLANLLAQTLKLFLYYLLEGRFQWERFLETGGMPSSHSATVSALAVAVGLEEGFGSSLFAVAAVLALIVMYDATGIRRAAGLHAQLLNQLVQELQRVLEKGPAPEPLKELLGHTYLEVLVGALLGALVALLSYHFFPAA, via the coding sequence ATGGAGCTTCTCTATAACCAGGTCTTCTGGACCGCCCTCCTGGCCAACCTTCTGGCCCAGACCCTAAAGCTTTTCCTCTATTACCTCCTGGAGGGCCGGTTCCAGTGGGAGCGCTTTTTGGAAACCGGGGGGATGCCGAGTTCCCACTCCGCCACGGTGAGCGCCTTGGCGGTGGCGGTGGGGCTCGAGGAGGGGTTTGGCAGCTCCCTTTTCGCCGTGGCCGCCGTTTTGGCCCTCATCGTCATGTACGATGCCACGGGCATCCGCCGGGCGGCTGGGCTTCACGCCCAGCTCCTGAACCAGCTCGTCCAGGAACTCCAGAGGGTCTTGGAAAAGGGCCCTGCCCCTGAGCCCCTAAAGGAGCTTCTGGGCCACACCTACCTCGAGGTCCTGGTGGGGGCTCTCCTCGGGGCTTTGGTGGCCCTCCTCAGCTATCACTTCTTCCCGGCGGCGTAG
- a CDS encoding tetrahydrofolate dehydrogenase/cyclohydrolase catalytic domain-containing protein codes for MTLARTLSGHEVAEAVYAELRQRLKALPFVPSLRVLRLGEDPASVSYVRLKDKRARELGFRSQVEVYPEDFPEEALLSRIAELNAQEDVDGILVQLPLPPHIRADRVLEAIHPLKDVDGFHPLNVGRLWSGGEGLFPCTPLGILRLLKHYGVALKGKEVVVLGRSNIVGKPLAGLLLREDATVTVAHSKTEALPEVTRRAEVLVVAVGKAHLVRKDWVRPGAIVVDVGVNRVEGKLLGDVHPEVAEVASALTPVPGGVGPMTVAMLMANTLKAALLRRHGASL; via the coding sequence ATGACCCTAGCCCGTACCCTTTCCGGCCACGAGGTGGCGGAGGCGGTGTACGCCGAACTCCGCCAGAGGCTAAAGGCCTTGCCCTTTGTCCCCTCCTTGCGGGTCCTCCGCTTAGGGGAAGACCCGGCCTCCGTGTCCTACGTGCGGCTTAAGGACAAGCGGGCCCGGGAGCTTGGGTTCAGGAGCCAGGTGGAGGTCTACCCGGAGGACTTCCCCGAGGAGGCCCTGCTTTCCCGCATCGCCGAGCTCAACGCCCAAGAGGACGTGGACGGCATCCTGGTCCAGCTTCCCCTTCCCCCCCATATCCGGGCCGACAGGGTCTTGGAGGCCATCCACCCCCTAAAGGACGTGGACGGCTTCCACCCCCTCAACGTGGGCCGGCTTTGGAGCGGGGGAGAGGGGCTTTTCCCCTGCACCCCCTTGGGCATCCTCCGGCTTCTCAAGCACTACGGCGTGGCCCTGAAGGGCAAGGAGGTGGTGGTCCTGGGGCGGTCCAACATCGTGGGGAAGCCCTTGGCGGGCCTCCTCCTGCGGGAAGACGCCACGGTGACCGTGGCCCACTCCAAGACGGAAGCCCTCCCCGAGGTGACGCGCCGGGCAGAGGTCCTGGTGGTGGCTGTGGGGAAGGCCCATCTTGTGCGGAAGGACTGGGTCCGGCCCGGGGCCATCGTGGTGGATGTGGGGGTGAACCGGGTGGAGGGGAAGCTTCTTGGGGACGTCCACCCCGAGGTGGCGGAGGTGGCCTCCGCCCTCACCCCTGTGCCTGGGGGCGTGGGACCCATGACCGTGGCCATGCTCATGGCCAACACCCTGAAAGCGGCCCTCCTGAGGCGGCATGGAGCTTCTCTATAA
- the nusB gene encoding transcription antitermination factor NusB — MLRRARELAMRALFAHTQGGVDLEEAFRHALEEMGGEDDPYGDALDEEGIAFARRLLQGYTAHQEEVDRILRETVEGWDFAQMSKTDLTVLRLATYEMLYEPTPFAPLIEVAVKIANRYGGEHSGAFVNGVLGRLYRRIQEGELKTVAKEA, encoded by the coding sequence ATGCTTAGGCGGGCGAGGGAATTGGCCATGCGCGCCCTGTTCGCCCACACCCAGGGGGGTGTGGACCTGGAGGAGGCCTTCCGGCACGCCTTGGAGGAGATGGGCGGGGAGGACGACCCTTACGGCGACGCCCTGGACGAGGAGGGGATCGCCTTCGCCAGAAGGCTTCTCCAAGGCTACACGGCCCACCAGGAGGAGGTGGACCGGATTCTTAGGGAAACAGTGGAGGGCTGGGACTTCGCCCAGATGTCCAAGACCGACCTCACCGTCCTCCGCCTCGCCACCTACGAGATGCTTTACGAGCCCACCCCCTTCGCCCCCCTCATTGAGGTGGCGGTGAAGATCGCCAACCGCTACGGCGGGGAGCACTCGGGCGCTTTCGTCAACGGGGTGCTGGGCCGCCTTTACCGGCGGATCCAGGAGGGGGAGCTTAAGACCGTAGCCAAGGAGGCCTAG
- a CDS encoding Asp23/Gls24 family envelope stress response protein codes for MVDYEISDHALEALVLHALEGLEGVRPLEAAPRSLGEVFRRAKPVKVERTPEGLSVDLVLSVDYGLAIPELAPRVQKAVAEALFLATGEAVKAVNLTVAQVEYRKEVHA; via the coding sequence ATGGTGGACTACGAGATCAGCGACCACGCCCTCGAGGCCCTGGTCCTCCACGCTTTGGAGGGCCTGGAGGGCGTGCGGCCCCTCGAGGCCGCCCCCCGCTCCCTGGGAGAGGTTTTCCGGCGCGCCAAACCCGTGAAGGTGGAGAGGACGCCGGAGGGCTTGAGCGTGGACCTGGTCCTTTCCGTGGACTATGGCCTGGCCATTCCCGAGCTGGCCCCAAGGGTACAAAAGGCGGTGGCCGAGGCGCTCTTCCTGGCCACCGGGGAGGCGGTGAAGGCGGTAAACCTCACCGTGGCCCAGGTGGAGTACCGCAAGGAGGTCCATGCTTAG
- the accC gene encoding acetyl-CoA carboxylase biotin carboxylase subunit: MKKVLIANRGEIALRIIRAAKELGIKTVVAHSTADEKSLPVLLADEAICIGPPPSGQSYLNIPNLLSAAIVTGADAIHPGYGFLAENATFAEMCREHGITFIGPTPENMRALGDKATARKVAREAGVPTVPGTDEIASVEEAKRAALEIGYPVILKASAGGGGRGMRVVHTEEELERAVQQAQEEARAAFGNPAIYLEKYIEEPKHIEIQVLGDGESVIHLWERDCSIQRRHQKLLEEAPSVLPYETRKAIAEAAVRLAAHVGYVSAGTLEFLVDKEGNFYFIEMNTRIQVEHPVTEMITGVDLVQAQFRIAQGEKLWLKQEDIAVRGHAIEVRINAEDPEKGFRPSIGKVETLLFPGGPGIRVDSHLYAGYQIPPHYDSLIAKIIAWAPTREEAIRRMERALSETVIEGPGLKTTIPFHQKVLQNAFFRRGAVYTNFVARRMEL; the protein is encoded by the coding sequence ATGAAGAAGGTCCTCATCGCCAACCGAGGCGAGATCGCCCTAAGGATTATCCGGGCTGCCAAGGAGCTCGGCATCAAGACGGTGGTGGCCCACTCCACCGCCGACGAGAAGAGCCTGCCCGTCCTTTTGGCGGACGAGGCCATCTGCATCGGTCCGCCCCCTTCGGGGCAGAGCTACCTGAACATCCCAAACCTCCTCTCCGCCGCCATCGTCACCGGGGCCGACGCCATCCACCCGGGCTACGGCTTCCTGGCGGAGAACGCCACCTTCGCCGAGATGTGCCGTGAGCACGGCATCACCTTCATCGGCCCTACCCCGGAGAACATGCGCGCCCTCGGGGATAAGGCCACGGCCCGCAAGGTGGCCCGGGAGGCGGGCGTGCCCACGGTGCCCGGCACGGACGAGATCGCCAGCGTGGAGGAGGCCAAGCGGGCGGCCCTGGAGATCGGCTACCCCGTGATCCTCAAGGCCTCCGCGGGCGGGGGTGGGCGGGGGATGCGGGTGGTGCACACGGAGGAGGAGCTGGAGCGGGCGGTGCAACAGGCCCAGGAGGAGGCCCGGGCCGCCTTTGGCAACCCCGCCATCTACCTGGAGAAGTACATTGAGGAGCCGAAGCACATAGAAATCCAGGTCCTGGGGGATGGAGAGAGCGTCATCCACCTCTGGGAAAGGGACTGCTCCATCCAGCGCCGCCACCAGAAGCTCTTGGAAGAGGCCCCAAGCGTCCTCCCCTACGAAACCCGCAAGGCCATCGCCGAGGCGGCGGTGCGCCTGGCGGCCCACGTGGGCTACGTTTCCGCCGGCACGCTGGAGTTTTTGGTGGACAAGGAGGGGAACTTCTACTTCATTGAGATGAACACCCGCATCCAGGTGGAGCACCCCGTGACGGAGATGATCACCGGGGTGGACCTGGTGCAGGCCCAGTTCCGCATCGCCCAAGGGGAGAAGCTTTGGCTGAAGCAGGAGGACATCGCGGTGCGGGGCCACGCCATTGAGGTGCGCATCAACGCCGAGGACCCCGAGAAGGGCTTCAGGCCCTCCATCGGCAAGGTGGAAACCCTTCTCTTCCCGGGCGGGCCCGGGATCCGGGTGGACAGCCACCTCTACGCCGGCTACCAGATCCCGCCCCACTACGATAGCCTCATCGCCAAGATCATCGCCTGGGCCCCCACCCGGGAGGAGGCCATCCGCCGCATGGAGCGGGCCCTTTCCGAAACGGTGATTGAGGGCCCTGGCCTCAAGACCACCATCCCCTTCCACCAAAAGGTCCTGCAGAACGCCTTCTTCCGCCGGGGGGCGGTCTACACCAACTTCGTGGCCCGGCGCATGGAGCTGTAG
- the accB gene encoding acetyl-CoA carboxylase biotin carboxyl carrier protein, whose amino-acid sequence MTPKELKQILQALVEHGVSELTLETPDYKLTVRRGGEVQVVAVPQTVPTPAPVLAPLPQAEAPAPPPPAPVEAPKPPAQDECAGCVEIRAPIVGTFYRAPAPDAPPYVKEGDRVEKGQVLCIIEAMKLMNEIESEVSGIVRKILVQNGEPVEYGQPLFLIQPV is encoded by the coding sequence ATGACGCCCAAGGAGCTAAAGCAGATCCTGCAAGCCTTGGTGGAACACGGGGTAAGCGAGCTCACCCTGGAAACCCCCGACTACAAGCTCACCGTGCGGCGTGGGGGAGAGGTGCAGGTGGTGGCGGTGCCCCAAACGGTGCCCACCCCTGCCCCGGTCCTGGCCCCCCTGCCCCAGGCGGAGGCCCCCGCACCCCCTCCGCCCGCCCCGGTGGAGGCGCCCAAGCCCCCTGCCCAGGACGAGTGCGCCGGGTGCGTGGAGATCCGCGCCCCCATCGTGGGCACCTTCTACCGGGCTCCCGCTCCCGACGCCCCGCCTTACGTGAAGGAGGGGGACCGGGTGGAGAAGGGCCAGGTCCTCTGCATCATTGAGGCCATGAAGCTCATGAACGAGATTGAGTCCGAGGTCTCCGGCATCGTGAGGAAGATCCTGGTGCAGAACGGGGAGCCCGTGGAGTACGGCCAGCCCCTCTTCCTCATCCAACCCGTATGA
- the efp gene encoding elongation factor P — MISVTDLRPGTKVKMEGGLFECVEYQHQKIGRGGAKVVAKFKNLETGATIERTFNSGEKLEDIYVETRELQYLYPEGDELVFMDLETYEQFHMPKDRVEAARFLKEGMTVLGDMYEGRPLKITPPTVVELKVVDTPPGVRGDTVSGGSKPATLETGAVVQVPLFVEPGEVIKVDTRTGQYVGRA, encoded by the coding sequence ATGATCAGCGTGACCGACCTGCGACCGGGAACCAAAGTGAAGATGGAGGGTGGCCTCTTTGAGTGCGTGGAGTACCAGCACCAAAAGATCGGCCGCGGTGGGGCGAAGGTGGTGGCCAAGTTCAAGAACCTGGAAACCGGGGCCACCATTGAGCGCACCTTCAACTCGGGGGAAAAGCTCGAGGACATCTACGTGGAAACCCGCGAGCTCCAGTACCTTTACCCCGAAGGGGACGAGCTCGTCTTCATGGACCTGGAAACCTACGAGCAGTTCCACATGCCCAAGGACCGGGTGGAGGCGGCCCGCTTCCTGAAGGAGGGGATGACCGTCCTGGGGGACATGTACGAGGGCCGCCCCCTCAAGATCACCCCGCCCACGGTGGTGGAGCTTAAGGTGGTGGACACGCCGCCTGGGGTGCGGGGGGACACGGTTTCCGGGGGGTCTAAGCCCGCCACCTTGGAAACGGGGGCGGTGGTGCAGGTGCCCCTTTTCGTGGAGCCCGGTGAGGTCATCAAGGTGGACACCCGCACCGGCCAGTACGTGGGCCGGGCCTAG
- a CDS encoding quinate 5-dehydrogenase, producing the protein MAKRVVSVSLGSSRRDSVAEVELLGERVVLERRGTDGDLERAVALIRELDGQVDAIGLGGIDLYLVAGGRRYVIKDAKRLKEAARKTPVVDGSGLKHTLERRAVGELAPLIDWKNTKVLLPSAVDRFGLAEALWEAGAKVLYGDFIFALGLPIPLYRLSLLQKLAYLLLPVLTQLPFRLLYPTGEAQEKQVLDWRTRYYAWADLVAGDWHYIRRYMPEDMRGKTVLTNTTTEEDLAFLRARGVRRLITTTPRLKGRSFGTNVMEALLVALAGRELAEADYLRYIDLLGLKPQVLDLEEEA; encoded by the coding sequence GTGGCCAAGCGCGTGGTTTCGGTTTCCCTGGGCTCTAGCCGCCGCGACTCCGTGGCGGAGGTGGAGCTTCTGGGGGAGAGGGTGGTTTTGGAAAGGCGGGGTACGGACGGGGACCTAGAGCGGGCGGTGGCCCTGATCCGGGAACTGGACGGCCAGGTGGACGCCATCGGCCTAGGGGGGATTGACCTCTACCTGGTGGCGGGGGGGAGGCGCTACGTCATCAAGGACGCTAAGCGCCTCAAGGAGGCAGCGCGGAAGACCCCGGTGGTGGACGGCTCCGGGCTCAAGCACACCCTGGAGAGGCGGGCCGTCGGGGAGCTCGCCCCCCTAATAGACTGGAAGAACACCAAAGTGCTCCTCCCCTCCGCCGTGGACCGCTTTGGCCTGGCGGAGGCCCTCTGGGAGGCGGGGGCCAAGGTGCTCTACGGGGACTTCATCTTCGCCCTGGGCCTGCCCATCCCCCTCTACCGCCTTTCCCTCTTGCAAAAGCTCGCCTACCTCCTCCTTCCCGTCCTCACCCAGCTTCCCTTCCGCCTCCTCTACCCCACGGGCGAGGCGCAGGAAAAGCAGGTCCTGGACTGGCGGACCCGGTACTACGCCTGGGCCGATCTCGTCGCTGGGGACTGGCACTACATCCGCCGCTACATGCCCGAGGACATGCGGGGGAAGACGGTCCTCACGAACACCACCACCGAGGAGGACCTGGCCTTCCTCAGGGCCAGGGGGGTGAGGCGCCTCATCACCACCACGCCCCGCCTAAAGGGCCGAAGCTTCGGCACCAACGTCATGGAGGCCCTCTTGGTGGCCTTGGCCGGGCGGGAACTCGCCGAGGCCGACTACCTCCGGTATATTGACCTCTTAGGGCTTAAGCCCCAGGTCTTGGACCTAGAGGAGGAAGCATGA
- a CDS encoding alpha/beta hydrolase family protein encodes MRQVAFALGFLALAWAQVSTLPELRSRTYGEGGFRVERVLEEGPRFTRVQFSHLSEGLRVHGFANLPRGKGLFPVVVVLHGYVEPSRYRLLAYTARYADWLAGEGFLVLHPNYRGHPPSEGAPARGLRHAYAVDVLHLLAEVRKGAFPQADAGRIALLGHSMGGGIAQVVSLVDPGLKGVVLYGSMSGDERRNLERILQWSGGARGRELFTLPPEALRQASPWTYLGELSVPYSVHHGLKDAQVPPEWSWELCRRLKALGKPVECFSYPAGHLFQGEADRRFRQRVLAFLGRVLR; translated from the coding sequence ATGCGCCAGGTAGCCTTCGCCCTGGGCTTCCTCGCCCTGGCCTGGGCCCAGGTCTCCACCCTTCCCGAGCTCCGGAGCCGGACCTACGGGGAAGGGGGCTTCCGCGTGGAGCGGGTCCTGGAGGAAGGGCCCCGCTTCACCCGGGTCCAGTTCTCCCACCTTTCCGAGGGCCTAAGGGTCCACGGCTTCGCCAACCTCCCTCGGGGCAAAGGGCTCTTCCCGGTGGTGGTGGTCCTCCACGGCTACGTGGAACCGAGCCGCTACCGCCTCCTGGCCTACACCGCCCGCTACGCCGACTGGCTCGCCGGGGAGGGGTTTCTCGTCCTCCACCCCAACTACCGGGGCCACCCCCCCTCGGAGGGCGCCCCCGCCCGGGGGCTCCGCCACGCCTACGCCGTGGACGTCCTCCACCTCCTCGCCGAGGTGCGCAAAGGGGCCTTCCCCCAGGCGGATGCGGGCCGCATCGCCCTCTTGGGCCACTCCATGGGGGGCGGCATCGCCCAGGTGGTGAGCCTGGTGGACCCCGGGCTCAAGGGGGTGGTCCTTTACGGGAGCATGAGCGGGGACGAAAGGCGGAACCTGGAGCGGATCCTCCAGTGGTCCGGGGGTGCCCGGGGGAGGGAGCTTTTTACCCTCCCCCCTGAGGCCCTGCGCCAGGCCTCCCCCTGGACCTACCTGGGGGAGCTCTCTGTGCCCTACAGCGTCCACCACGGCCTCAAGGATGCCCAGGTGCCGCCCGAGTGGTCCTGGGAGCTTTGCCGGAGGCTCAAGGCCCTGGGGAAGCCCGTGGAGTGCTTTAGCTACCCGGCGGGCCACCTCTTCCAGGGGGAGGCGGACAGGCGCTTTCGCCAGCGGGTCCTGGCCTTCTTGGGGCGGGTCTTGCGCTAG
- the speB gene encoding agmatinase yields the protein MRLVFGEQDTPYEAARVVVLPVPYDLSLSFLPGARRGPEAILLASRELEPFLLELGIAPEEAGIHAAEPVPWVAGSAEESHRLIREAALAHLQAGKFLVALGGDHSITHPLVLAHREALGEFSLLHIDAHADLYPEWQGSPYSHASPFHRLLLEGFPLVQVGIRAMDRDSLRLARERGVALFPAHRLHREGLPLKEILAALGKRVYISFDFDALDPSLMPSVGTPLPGGLSYRQAVDLLEAVFAEKEVVGMDFVELSPNGQFHAEMTAAQLVYHAIGLKALKAGWLAPEGEHS from the coding sequence ATGCGCCTCGTTTTTGGCGAACAGGACACCCCTTACGAGGCGGCGCGGGTGGTGGTTTTGCCCGTGCCCTACGACCTTTCCCTCTCCTTTCTCCCGGGGGCCCGGCGGGGTCCCGAGGCCATCCTCCTGGCGAGCCGGGAGCTGGAGCCTTTTCTCCTGGAGCTCGGCATTGCCCCCGAGGAGGCGGGCATCCACGCCGCCGAGCCCGTGCCCTGGGTGGCGGGAAGCGCCGAGGAAAGCCACCGCCTGATCCGGGAGGCCGCTTTGGCCCACCTCCAGGCGGGGAAGTTCCTGGTGGCCCTTGGGGGGGACCATTCCATCACCCACCCCTTGGTCCTCGCCCACCGGGAGGCCTTGGGGGAGTTCTCCCTCCTCCACATTGACGCCCACGCCGACCTCTACCCGGAGTGGCAGGGCTCCCCGTACTCCCACGCCTCGCCCTTCCACCGCCTCCTCCTCGAGGGCTTCCCCCTGGTCCAGGTGGGCATCCGGGCCATGGACCGGGACTCGCTTCGCCTGGCGCGGGAAAGGGGTGTGGCCCTCTTCCCCGCCCACCGGCTTCACCGGGAAGGGCTTCCCCTAAAGGAGATCCTCGCCGCCTTGGGGAAGCGGGTCTACATCAGCTTTGACTTTGACGCCCTGGACCCTTCCCTCATGCCCAGCGTGGGCACCCCCCTGCCGGGGGGGCTTTCCTACCGCCAGGCGGTGGACCTCCTCGAGGCGGTCTTCGCCGAGAAGGAGGTGGTGGGGATGGACTTCGTGGAGCTTTCCCCAAACGGCCAGTTCCACGCCGAGATGACCGCTGCCCAGCTCGTCTACCACGCCATCGGGCTTAAGGCCCTAAAGGCGGGGTGGCTTGCCCCGGAAGGGGAGCACAGTTAG
- a CDS encoding M20/M25/M40 family metallo-hydrolase, with translation MRPFLEEARALLAELVALPTVSAEGRGLAEGAERVAALLESLGLKAELHPGYGPPVVYAEGGEGEKTLLFYNHYDVQPPDPLALWESNPFTLTERDGAWYGRGTHDDKGELVARLMALKLFREKHGFLPRVKFVVEGEEEVGSPHLEAYVEAHAPRLQADAILWEAGGVDAAGRPYLYAGLKGIVALELRVRTARFDLHSSYGAVVENPIYRLSRALASLRDEEGRVLIPGFYAKVRPLTPLELEVLSEIPDESEALKEAFGVRDFLGGARNLEFNQRLYAEPCVNLNGFHSGYGGPGSKTVLPAEAYAKLDFRLVPDQDPEEVPILLQRHLEAQGFHDVEVVVLEKGERPARSDLAHPFVGLARKALEEAFGARAVLYPNMAGSGPMYPFLHHLKAPAVGLGVGYPGSRVHSPNEHIRIQDFERGTLAILRLLERFFGIL, from the coding sequence ATGAGGCCTTTTCTAGAGGAGGCAAGGGCGCTTCTTGCCGAGCTCGTGGCCCTGCCCACGGTGAGCGCCGAGGGCCGGGGTTTGGCGGAAGGGGCAGAGAGGGTGGCGGCGCTTCTGGAAAGCCTGGGCCTAAAGGCGGAGCTTCACCCGGGCTATGGCCCCCCGGTGGTGTACGCCGAGGGGGGAGAAGGGGAGAAGACCCTTTTGTTCTATAACCACTACGATGTGCAACCCCCGGACCCCCTCGCGCTTTGGGAAAGCAACCCCTTCACCCTCACGGAGCGGGACGGGGCTTGGTATGGCCGGGGCACCCACGACGACAAGGGCGAGCTGGTGGCCAGGCTCATGGCCTTAAAGCTTTTCCGGGAAAAGCACGGGTTTTTGCCCCGGGTGAAGTTCGTGGTGGAGGGGGAGGAGGAGGTGGGAAGCCCCCACCTCGAGGCCTACGTGGAGGCCCACGCCCCCCGCCTCCAGGCGGACGCCATCCTGTGGGAAGCGGGGGGCGTGGATGCGGCGGGGCGGCCCTACCTCTACGCCGGGCTTAAGGGGATCGTGGCCTTGGAGCTTAGGGTGCGCACCGCCCGCTTTGACCTGCACTCCTCCTACGGGGCGGTGGTGGAAAACCCCATCTACCGCCTAAGCCGGGCCTTGGCCTCCTTGAGGGACGAGGAGGGGAGGGTCCTCATCCCGGGCTTTTACGCCAAGGTGCGCCCCCTCACGCCCTTGGAGCTTGAGGTGCTCTCGGAAATCCCCGACGAAAGCGAAGCCCTGAAGGAGGCCTTTGGCGTGCGGGACTTCTTGGGCGGGGCGAGGAACCTGGAGTTTAACCAAAGGCTCTACGCCGAGCCCTGCGTCAACCTCAATGGCTTCCACTCGGGCTACGGCGGGCCGGGCTCCAAGACGGTCCTCCCGGCGGAGGCCTACGCCAAGCTGGACTTCCGCCTGGTGCCGGACCAGGACCCCGAGGAGGTGCCCATCCTCCTCCAGCGCCACCTCGAGGCCCAAGGCTTCCACGACGTGGAGGTGGTGGTCCTGGAAAAGGGAGAGCGCCCCGCCCGCTCCGACCTCGCCCACCCCTTCGTGGGCCTGGCCCGAAAGGCCCTGGAGGAGGCTTTTGGGGCGAGGGCGGTCCTCTACCCCAACATGGCGGGGTCTGGCCCCATGTACCCCTTCCTCCACCACCTGAAGGCCCCGGCGGTGGGCCTGGGGGTGGGCTACCCGGGAAGCCGGGTCCATAGCCCCAACGAGCACATCCGCATCCAGGACTTTGAGCGGGGCACCCTGGCCATCCTGCGCCTACTGGAGCGCTTCTTCGGTATCCTCTAG